A window of Pseudodesulfovibrio sp. JC047 contains these coding sequences:
- a CDS encoding 2-phosphosulfolactate phosphatase, with protein MKVQVVECLSGMKRAKGLIVVIDVFRSSTVGCFIVNNGAREYLATERLELAREIAAARNGKVVGERVDVPVREFDYGNSPTLFENLNLEAETLVHSTNAGTRGIVLACAQGDEVLTGSFVNAAAVVKHIRRREPEIVTLVAMGTGGTMRAQEDMMCAMYIKNELEAYPNSFKTLKKFLADVDSSRKFFDEERLDAPESDFDLCMDLDRFDFVLKAEVVQEGCVRLQRIDSDSGEKA; from the coding sequence ATGAAAGTACAGGTTGTTGAGTGTCTCAGTGGAATGAAACGGGCCAAGGGATTGATTGTTGTTATTGACGTCTTCCGATCGAGCACGGTCGGCTGTTTCATCGTGAATAATGGTGCCCGGGAATATCTGGCAACTGAGCGTCTTGAATTGGCGCGCGAAATTGCTGCTGCGCGGAATGGCAAGGTGGTCGGAGAACGGGTTGATGTGCCTGTCAGGGAATTTGATTATGGCAATTCGCCGACCCTGTTTGAGAATCTGAACCTTGAGGCGGAAACGCTTGTTCACTCGACCAACGCGGGAACGCGGGGGATTGTTTTGGCCTGTGCTCAGGGGGACGAGGTGCTGACTGGTTCTTTTGTCAATGCGGCGGCAGTCGTGAAGCATATTCGCCGCAGAGAACCGGAAATCGTGACCTTGGTGGCCATGGGAACAGGTGGAACCATGCGGGCGCAGGAAGACATGATGTGCGCCATGTATATCAAGAATGAACTGGAAGCGTATCCTAACAGTTTTAAAACTCTGAAAAAGTTTTTGGCGGATGTGGATAGTTCTCGTAAGTTTTTTGATGAAGAACGACTTGATGCGCCTGAATCGGACTTTGACCTGTGTATGGATTTGGACAGGTTTGATTTTGTTTTGAAAGCCGAAGTCGTTCAGGAAGGATGTGTCCGGTTGCAGAGAATAGACAGTGATTCAGGAGAAAAGGCATAG
- a CDS encoding UDP-glucuronic acid decarboxylase family protein, which yields MKKKRVLVTGGSGFLGSHLCERLLEMGHEVLCLDNFFTGNKGNILHLIDNPYFEIIRHDVTFPLYVEVDEIYNLACPASPIHYQFDPVQTTKTSVHGAINMLGLAKRIKAKIFQASTSEVYGDPKIHPQPESYWGNVNPNGVRSCYDEGKRCAETLFFDYNRQHGLRIKVGRIFNTYGPRMAMNDGRVVSNFIIQALRNENITVYGDGAQTRSFCYVDDLIEGMIRFMNETPDTFTGPMNLGNPVEFTILQLAETIITMTHSSSRIEFDPLPMDDPMQRCPDIQLAQKAIDWAPQTTLENGLEKTIHYFKPRLKALK from the coding sequence ATGAAGAAAAAACGTGTGCTTGTTACCGGAGGCTCTGGATTTCTCGGCTCGCATCTCTGCGAACGACTGCTCGAAATGGGGCATGAAGTGCTCTGTTTGGACAATTTTTTCACCGGCAACAAGGGCAACATTCTTCATCTGATCGACAACCCGTATTTCGAAATCATTCGGCACGACGTCACCTTTCCGCTCTATGTCGAAGTTGACGAAATCTACAATCTCGCGTGTCCGGCCTCCCCCATTCACTATCAATTCGATCCGGTACAGACCACCAAGACCAGCGTTCACGGTGCCATCAACATGCTCGGGCTGGCGAAACGAATCAAAGCCAAAATTTTCCAAGCCTCGACCAGCGAAGTCTACGGCGATCCCAAAATACATCCGCAACCCGAAAGCTACTGGGGTAACGTCAACCCCAACGGAGTCCGGTCCTGCTATGACGAAGGCAAGCGTTGTGCCGAAACCCTTTTCTTCGACTACAACCGGCAACATGGGCTTCGAATCAAGGTCGGCCGCATCTTCAATACATACGGCCCTCGAATGGCCATGAACGATGGGCGCGTTGTCTCCAATTTTATCATCCAGGCCCTGCGCAACGAGAACATCACGGTCTACGGCGACGGCGCACAAACCCGCAGTTTCTGCTATGTTGACGATCTCATCGAAGGCATGATCCGATTCATGAACGAAACGCCCGACACCTTCACCGGTCCCATGAATCTGGGAAACCCCGTTGAGTTCACCATCCTTCAACTCGCTGAAACAATTATCACAATGACACACTCGTCATCCCGTATCGAATTCGATCCCCTGCCCATGGATGACCCGATGCAGCGATGCCCAGACATTCAACTCGCACAAAAAGCCATCGACTGGGCACCACAGACGACCCTCGAAAACGGACTCGAAAAAACCATTCATTATTTCAAGCCCCGC